The DNA sequence AGTCTTTTAAGGGTTGATTGTGGAGCTGATTGATAAATTGCTGCAGCATATTCAAGCTTTGATCGAATAtacttttggtaaaattcaaTCTGGAATTTTGCTCTACTACCCCAAGAGGACCTTGTTAATGATTTCATAACATTTAGTCTTCTGATGCATGCTGCTTTGGTGTATTCTATGTGAGGATTCCAATTTAGATTTCTATCAATAATACAGCCTAAAAACTTCATTTGATTAACATAGTCAATTTTCCTACCTCCTAAAGTCAATGTTGGAGCACTTATAGCAGTTTTTCTAGTTATAAGCATACCTTTGGTtttatgtaaagaaaaattgatgtcAATACTGGCTGCCCAATTCTCTAGTTGTTGCAATACAGCTTTTATGCTTTTAGTGACCTCACTGATGGTTCTTCCTGTGACCCAAAAGACtttatcatctgcaaatatgcTTGCTCTGGATGTCCCATCATCTAGTGGTATATCATACACGCCGATGTTATATAGATCAGGTCCTAGTGCTGAGCCCTGTGGCACACCCCTTTTGACCTTCAATGTGCTGGTAGATATGGTATTTCCTACTCTAATGTGAATTTCCCGGTCTTCCAGGTAACTCTTGACAAATTTTAATAGTCTTCCACGTATACCACTTTCAATAATACCATTCAAAATTTGTCTATGGGTGAGAGAATCAAAGGCACTTTCAACATCTAAAAATACTGCAATCATTATTAGCTGGTTCTGAATAGCATAAGTGGCATCTCGTTGGAAACACACCAGGTTGTCAATGGTACTTCTATTCTTCCTAAAGCCACACTGGACGTCTTTGAGgaactttcttttttctatttcccaATTCAATCTCCTTTTAATAAGTCTTTCATACACTTTGCCCAAAACAGGCAAAAGTGTTATAAAGCGGTGATTTTCAATCTTTGAGCTATCTTTACTGGCTTTAGGAATCATTATTGAAGTTGctgttttccatatttttgggAAATAGCCAATATCCCATGCTTGGTTGATTAAGTCAAGCAGGCATGATATCCACTCATCATTGAGATTGGAAATAAACTGAGGAAATATCATGTCAGATCCCGGAGCAGTTTTTGGAAGATAAGATATAACATGTTGTATTTCTGCTAGTGTAAATGGCTTATTGTATGGCTCATGTAGTTCTCTACTGGAGAGTCTGTTGATCTTTGAGTTTTGGCAAATGATTCCAGTTGTATCATGATCCATTTTACCCATAGTTTGGCTGAGGAACTCTAAGCTTGCTTCAGCTCTTTGTGCTTCAGTGAGAAGAGGAATGTTGTTGTAAATCATAGGAGGGTTATTACTTTTTGGAGAGGGCTTGTTCATCATGTGTCTTACAAAGGAATAGACTTTGTTTGCTGGAGTTTTGAAATCAAGGTGCTCCATAAAATCTCTgatgcttttattttttgcagctgaaactgattttttaaattttgcatatgatttttcatttgaatcAGATTAGGTAAAGTAGTTGCAGCCGAATATATTCTGCTTTGTttcttatattccttttttgacTCTTCACACTCTCTGTTCCACCAAATGCTGCTTTTTACCCTCTTATTAGTGCTTGCAGTAAATGGCATGGACGTCTTTGCAATTTCTAATAGTTTATTCTGAAATAGGAGGATTTTGTCATCAATAAAGGTATCTGTagtcaagatatttttttatgggaattagatttaaattgtatttaaaatGGGACCAGTTAGCCCTTTTTACCTGGAACCTGAATCTGTTACCATGACTTGCTGAAAATGACCTACTATTGGTTTGTCTATTAGACTCTATTGCCAAATGGATAGGAGAATGGTCACTAAATAGTAAAGTATCAGATGGGATACAAATGGATGTCATACCTGCTATGTTAGGACTGGTCATAATCAGGTCAATTGAAGTTCTAATTTGAGAAAGGGGATTACATCTGGTGGGTAGTCCTTTTGGTGTTATCAGGCATATGTTGGTATCAAGCAGCAACTTTTCCAAGCTTCTTCCAGATGGGTTAATCAAATCGCACTTACACCATACTTTACTGTGGGCATTGAAATCACCCACTATAATNNNNNNNNNNNNNNNNNNNNNNNNNNNNNNNNNNNNNNNNNNNNNNNNNNNNNNNNNNNNNNNNNNNNNNNNNNNNNNNNNNNNNNNNNNNNNNNNNNNNtagtttttgcctttttttttagttttttgtcctggtcgctttctctttgagtgtcgtcatttattagttttttcctttttttttttagttttttattggtttttacctttattttagcttatttttcagttttttcctttttttagtttttttttattttttattttttttagttttttacctttttttagttttttagtttttttagttttttagcttttttactttttttattagtttttagtttttttttgtagtttttgcctttttttagttttttcagtttttttttttagttttttattggtttttacctttatagtttttttagttttttagcttttttattttttttattagtttttagttttttttgtagtttttgcctttttttagttttttcagttttgacgtcacctaatccagttttttcaggtgacgtcacctgacacatccatccacacatccatccatccatccatccacagacaacttatttttatatatatagatagatatattcatattctctatatatatattcaaattctttacttaaagtacaagcaaccgtaataggcctatgCTAAGCGCAACTATTTGGATCTTTACCACgtgttattatatattttattcatattaGGTATGTTaataaaagtttgaatttgCAGGGGTGAAAGGAAAATTTACACTTCACAACAGTCGAAGAATATAAGGGAAAGATCAGATTTAGAAGACGATGAAAACTTGAAGAACCTCAGAAAAGCAATTCTAAAAGTAAGTAAGTGTTTTTGtgaaacattaaatatttcttGCAAGACGAGTTACTAAGGGGTTAAGGTTTTCTCACGCATCATTACTTGGAAACACCCTACCCTTATTGAGCCCCAACATAACCTTGACCGCGTTGTTACACCAACTGTATCATTGATCGGTTCTGTTTTATTGTTGATTAAGAGCAACTGATGATAACTACCGTGTTCTAAAATTCGACTACTCCAGTCAGAAAGCCGTTTTAAATACTCCATCAAATTAAAGTGGTAGAACATACATAATAAGAAATATGCTGATACCTTTACACACTTTGCCATTATTAATGCaatgatttttttagttaaagtgcaTTGCTCACTGTTTCTATTTTCATTGTTATTGTTTTTAGATAATTGTTTGTATACATTCTTCTGTTAAGAGTACTTTGACTATTGAGAGATACTAATATAATAGCTTTATCAATCGTTGAGGATCATTTATATTGTATGATAGTAATTGACTAAAAATTTACCTTTAAACTAATCATCACAAATCATCACATTTTGTTAGAGAATGGGTCTGCTTCTAAAAGTTgtatctaaatatatatatatatatatatatatatatatatatatatatatatatatatatatatatatatatatatatatatatatatatatatctatatatataaaaataagttgtctgtggatggatggatggatggatgtgtggatggatgtgtcaggtgacgtcacctgaaaaaactggattaggtgacgtcaaaactgaaaaaactaaaaaaaggcaaaaactacaaaaaaaactaaaaactaataaaaagtaaaaaagctaaaaaactaaaaaaactaaaaaaactaaaaaaggtaaaaaactaaaaaaaataaaaaataaaaaaaaactaaaaaaaaggaaaaaactgaaaaataagctaaaataaaggtaaaaaccaataaaaaactaaaaaaaaaaggaaaaaactaataaatgacgacactcaaagagaaagcgaccaggacaaaaaactaaaaaaaaaggcaaaaactacaaaaaaactaaaaactaataaaaaaaataaaaaagctaaaaaactaaaaaaactaaaaaaggtaaaaaactaaaaaaactaaaaactaaaaaaaactaaaaaaggtaaaaactaaaagaactaaaaaagaaaaaaataaatgacgacactcaaagagaaagcgaccaggacaaaaggaatgttcgattagcaatcaacaaagcaccgggacacagggagtataaatgacgaccaggacacaagtaaaaaaaaaaattaacaaaactaaaaagaaggtaaaaactacaaaaaaactaaaaagaaaaaaaactaaaaactaataaaaaaactaaaaaatctaaaaatctaaataaactaaaaaagaaaaaaaaaggaaaaaaataaaggagaaaaacaaaactaaaaaacgaatgtatatacagaccggtacaccgggatacaaatgacgaccgggacacagggaatataaataacgaccgggacacagggacacaactacaacggggacaccgggggaaacagggggatataaatgacgaccgggacaaaaaaactaaaaagaaataaaaactaaaaactaataaaaaaaactaaaaatctaaaaatctaaataagctaaaaaagaaaaaaaaaggaaaaaaataaaggagaaaaacaaaactaaaaaacgaatgtatatacagaccgggacaccgggatacaaatgatgaccgggacccgggacacagggaatataaatgacgaccgggacacagggacacaactacaacggggacaccgggggaaacagggggataacctgacaatctatttatatgcaaagacaatgggacagcaaagaatgttgtatattcgcaagttttacgtagttaaaaccatatatatatatatatatctatattcacaggtgggacatagggacacaactacaatggcgcgtaactattatggcgcgtaacgacttacgcgcgcgggggggcttggggggggcgcgaagcgcccccaccaactaggtgttggggtggcgcgaagcgccaccccaacagctagtatatatatatatatatatactagctgttggggtggcgctttgcgcccccccaagccccccacacGCGTAAGTtgttaagcgccatattagttacgcgccattgtagttgtgtccctgtgtcccacctgtgaatatagatagatttatatatgtgtagatttatagatagatttatatatatatatatatatatatatatatatatatatatatatatatatatatatatatactagctgttggggtggcgcttcgcgccatcccaacacctagttggtggggcgcttcgcgcccccccaagcccccccgcgcgcgtaagtcgttacgcgccatattagttacgcgccattgtagttttgtccctgtgtcccacctgtgaatatagatagatttatatatgtgtttcaaactacgtaaaaattgcgaatatacaacatttttggctttcccactactgggagctttccgtttccaattgccagcaattgatctgaaaatgtttgaccagagtcatcgttttgcaatcggacacgcatatttgtagttacttttaatatttttacgtgtgcccataaattagaatttttcaggcaagcattcatttcgtctgcaggagttgatctaggtattataggtaatgttttcCTGAAATCTCCctcaagcaatattaatgtgctgccaaagggtttcgacgtccctctcaaatctttcaagcattgatccagagcctcgaacgattttttgtgtgccattgtgcactcatcccaaataataagtttgcattgctgcaatactttacccatcccagatgatttggatatattgcacgtgggagtttctgtagaatgcaaattcagaggcaatttctaagcggaatgagcagttcttccaccaggcagcaatgttgcggctattccggacgacgcaattgccaacgctatatcattttttgatcgaattgatgccagaatcagttttatcacaaacgttttaccagtacctcctggcgcatccaaaaagaaaatttttccaacgttgttatcgacacaatgcattatcgtatcataaatgtctttttgttccgacgttaacttggaaatgttattttgtacatacgacaatagatcactcgtactttaactttgttcacgatccaattctacacatgtcgaaacagcagcaatacggttaggtgaaggcattcccaaatcctgaagaggtttgtttgccatacgtaggcacaaatcttctataataactaaagtgtagttataaatttctgacgtaaaatcaaaagtcatatctgacgtctctaactgttttcgatggagtatatcttcggacatttttgacttatatttttcccataactctgtaggagctgatggagagcaagtggttaaaatgatgccaaacaatgcacgaatttgactcggggttgacgtttcgcacgcttcattgatgcagttatcccagtgttggtcattctccaataaattcagagcttggcatgcactacggtaagtgtcatatatagtaccgtttacagttctcaaatactcaaaggatgtcggaccgggtacattcaccaaaagcaggcgtagaaagaagcattcatgttgattggggtgaacgtgtagagtcttcctatcgtggtatctttgaagatggtaggttggccgtcgactgatttaccctgtttttgactatctttgaagatggtaggttggccgttgactgacttaccctgtttttgacgttcaaatactttatttttagtattccacgtgtaatacgaaggcactacagtatacagcagtttttttgcaaaagaatcatttttgcaaagcgaaaaaaagctgttaatgttgtatccggtggattcagggctctttgttgcacgttggtttccgtgaaataaacacgttgaccattctgtaaatgtaccgctaagtgaacaacagctggattACGTTCaagtatcagaaatgaaagaattcgccaaacagcttcattactgcttatgtatcttccagcctgatattgtacgatttcgtcgaaatctttaatttcgggctgcaagccaaaaactgccatgtcactgccgttgttgacgtatttacatatgtatttgattgcccttacggagttacagtattcaaagtttatgtgtgcattaaatgtttttgataataatggggaatatggaacaacccactggttatctacttcgatggtggtaccgttacgcttctttattattgctgttttaccgccatcttcagtagatattaacgacaactaacttcatgattaaatatctttaatgacgtcactgtcatagcaaaaatgacgacaactaacttcatgacgtcagtcgacacagatacatgacgtcacctgacagacagacacacagacagacaactaatttttatatatatactagctgttggggtggcgcttcgcgccaccccaacacctagttggtgggggcgcttcgcgccccccccaagccccccccgcgcgcgtaagtcgttacgcgccataatagttacgcgccattgtagttgtgtcactatgtcccacctgtgaatatagatagatatatatatatatatatatatatatatatatatatatatatatatatatatatatatatatatatatatatatatatatatatatatatatatattccctgtgtcctagttggtgggggcgcttcgcgcccccccaaagcccccctccgcgcgcgtaagtcgttacgcgccataatagttacgcgccattgtagttgtgtccctatgtcccacctgtgaatatagatagatatatatatatatatatatatatatatatatatatatatatatatatatatatatatatatatatatatatatatggttttaactacgtaaaacttgcgaatatacaacattctttgctgtcccattgtctttgcatataaatagattgtcaggtttaccgactcttgaacatgcaacatataatggtccatgggaaaacaatctgtattcagatctatacctcatgattctaatgattgcccttgagctttgttgatggtgattgctaatcgaccattccctgtcccggtgtcccggtcgtcatttacatccccctgtttccccggtgtccctgttgtagttgtgtccctgtgtcccggtcgtcatttatattccctgtgtcccggtcgtcatttgtatcccggtgtcccggtctgtatatacattcgttttttagttttgtttttctcctttatttttttccttttttttcttttttagcttatttagatttttagattttttagtttttttattagtttttagtttttttttctttttagtttt is a window from the Artemia franciscana chromosome 17, ASM3288406v1, whole genome shotgun sequence genome containing:
- the LOC136037544 gene encoding uncharacterized protein LOC136037544, yielding MEHLDFKTPANKVYSFVRHMMNKPSPKSNNPPMIYNNIPLLTEAQRAEASLEFLSQTMGKMDHDTTGIICQNSKINRLSSRELHEPYNKPFTLAEIQHVISYLPKTAPGSDMIFPQFISNLNDEWISCLLDLINQAWDIGYFPKIWKTATSIMIPKASKDSSKIENHRFITLLPVLGKVYERLIKRRLNWEIEKRKFLKDVQCGFRKNRSTIDNLVCFQRDATYAIQNQLIMIAVFLDVESAFDSLTHRQILNGIIESGIRGRLLKFVKSYLEDREIHIRVGNTISTSTLKVKRGVPQGSALGPDLYNIGVYDIPLDDGTSRASIFADDKVFWVTGRTISEVTKSIKAVLQQLENWAASIDINFSLHKTKGMLITRKTAISAPTLTLGGRKIDYVNQMKFLGCIIDRNLNWNPHIEYTKAACIRRLNVMKSLTRSSWGSRAKFQIEFYQKYIRSKLEYAAAIYQSAPQSTLKRLDTIQNAALRISFGARNTTPIPFLLSESGLEDLETRRSTTVLKYIKKLWAADRTHPVKSRIVKPGIFITDNSQKKRNQKNIFEKAIELCSQFDYCLKITDMLKVPENRPLPPWEQSHLECVNNIGEVSWFNLAISFRLHMANLYSDFVHIYTDGSKIQHDTPVGAAFVIPKLQITNQFKLPVVFQVFQAEVIAIKKALEYIGTNLQNYPKIVICSDSKASIDAISNANRNRMSIMEVIACYSMFISVCKKHKVILQWVPAHVGIDGNERADRAAKQATKMTGPFTECDSPMEVKMIDKVIKNLDKFSFEENRNLSGNYFVTSKTTRRHELKIYDKLTRKEGVILFRLRSQHAGVQSYRARFFGEDENCRCCNNEETIAHVLLDCDNYQHQRQSFVKFLTQNSMQCNINLLLGGVADEKLSIQIFRLVVQFLQNIGVDKKI